One window from the genome of Drosophila albomicans strain 15112-1751.03 chromosome 2L, ASM965048v2, whole genome shotgun sequence encodes:
- the LOC117565628 gene encoding uncharacterized protein LOC117565628: protein MSEFNRIFSDIKLRFATNIKWTQVEDFLSEYESDEETQRKAREFWVLPMCRQQPQDQDDQLQALRELSNCIRAIRSSDIENQSGYDITFDNWSEIVDISPGDYLAYIYALASLATLPQHTLNAAIAPLNTHINIQLALNAVSTYLLTLTIPGAKSYGVFDEGVIEHCLKVFRLLEQQASTDVRSSTMSILFLSICDDLKLVFRYVHFKDHRKPRDDIIKCLLQLVYNSFRKGYTNSCASQMHQRCFEIFDEIANEHNGDVLETLMLIMSQSFHMHSFPENAKPGGAQSIGHISDWFIMLLEKYPDIIAKVLSKYIECVVTNPIREWKAVDEKVAIGYAAKYDAALYAKCNQSCSDILKESIKADDAVSIQIRTLELIERILQQETHVEWSIFRHDVSTKPREVTLIAETIKSLDDRTFTVRRKASQVLNLSLKQGSPTTMRILNECLSFVQYSDESSASNPRARQLSMEKPPVVHYAYSFEGYEELEPLVKQTPQIIYERFVDSNNGLARCSGIALLERLALTNQRIIYDTNFEREFACFAVDSLSSVRKAALESLDTMLQSYCNCTILIGLYCRLWPCLLSDEDMALQKLAMQSFNRIVLLNIKPLEYINEPKNRLPWRILATLLAVQPRNYLQERLTLLLQTENFVTPHLVNTIISYLPTSMATEAWALLVFISSRITNNLDALITTFNSLSSYNMKSNQLLALELIIYCLRNFSKSALNRLFTRLLSALRSGSIWLALVTPAVHVLNHIDRLSHSQAPQDSNLAENWQVQLLDDVTEAIRKSMNHFQEEHIAMASLLGTYTELISKSEQQRVDNQISKFVVKYLQLCLKLKESSFDTDNERNLNWMVVIAGRLSLRDHRLAHRLSAIYGQILSKNDRPQLINSTLIGMNDLGKKYPSILESNMKCILVKLYSKFATTRVRTYRCVKDVILAGNIKLKGPILISLLAGLVDESAEVAREADAFFIRYKKLYDKMLFHHCIKECPFDFNDQTFLKGSTRLDSSFQSRLKGAERAKSRRLIYNHIIGSLDENTLLLYFGQLKLLAEKTKDAEFIKSPGALDVVIDMLFIMRRICSCTKAKGQQQGGGQAEGGSEEATIEEEPLPAPVEQLPTTSAAATAPAKGRGRGRARDNGEEPLKQLERCLRYVPETHNNLSGVMNSEQRFQFDKFCRAMTMRFSNYTDFAQPAKFWQKYKQSKTTGKPKAKRRRLNDSRTLEMDDDDEQSESENSDGDSDSEMPLDRHTLTNPTVGDVQPDGGFDVLATELIFQQHL, encoded by the exons atgtCGGAGTTTAATCGAATATTCAGTGATATAAAGTTGCGATTCGCAACAAATATTAAGTGGACGCAGGTTGAAGACTTCCTTAGCGAGTATGAGAGTGACGAGGAGACACAACGCAAAGCCAGAGAATTTTGGGTTCTGCCAATGTGcagacaacaaccacaagaTCAAGATGATCAACTACAAGCGCTGCGGGAATTATCCAATTGTATTCGTGCTATCAGATCCAGTGATATTGAGAATCAATCGGGCTACGACATTACCTTTGACAATTGGTCAGAAATTGTGGACATTTCACCGGGAGACTATTTGGCTTATATTTATGCTCTTGCCAGTTTGGCGACATTACCACAGCACACGCTAAATGCTGCCATTGCGCCTTTAAATACTCATATCAATATTCAACTGGCGCTCAATGCGGTTAGCACATATCTGCTAACGTTGACTATTCCGGGCGCCAAAAGTTATGGCGTCTTCGATGAGGGTGTCATTGAGCATTGCCTGAAGGTTTTTCGATTGCTGGAGCAGCAAGCTTCCACAGATGTGCGGTCAAGCACCATGAGCATACTATTTTTATCCATCTGCGATGATCTGAAACTGGTATTTCGTTATGTGCACTTCAAAGATCACAGGAAACCGCGTGACGATATCATAAAATGTTTGCTGCAACTGGTGTATAACAGTTTTCGCAAGGGTTATACAAACTCAT gCGCCAGTCAGATGCATCAGCGATGCTTTGAAATCTTCGATGAGATTGCCAACGAACATAATGGCGATGTGCTGGAGACGCTGATGTTAATCATGTCCCAGAGTTTTCATATGCATAGTTTTCCGGAAAATGCAAAACCCGGTGGAGCTCAAAGCATTGGTCACATTTCCGATTGGTTTATTATGCTGCTGGAAAAGTATCCCGACATAATAGCCAAAGTCCTGAGCAAATACATCGAGTGTGTGGTCACGAATCCCATACGAGAG tgGAAAGCTGTTGATGAGAAAGTTGCCATTGGCTATGCAGCCAAATATGATGCAGCGCTCTATGCCAAATGCAATCAATCCTGCTCAGACATTTTAAAGGAATCAATTAAAGCAGACGATGCTGTGAGCATACAAATACGCACGCTGGAGCTAATCGAACGCATACTGCAGCAGGAGACGCATGTGGAGTGGAGTATCTTTCGACACGATGTGTCCACAAAGCCTAGAGAGGTGACTTTGATCGCCGAGACCATCAAAAGCCTCGATGATAGAACGTTTACGGTGCGCAGAAAAGCCAGCCAGGTGCTCAATTTATCCTTGAAGCAGGGATCACCCACCACAATGCGCATACTTAACGAATGCCTTAGTTTTGTGCAATACAGCGATGAGAGTAGTGCTTCAAACCCTCGCGCTAGGCAGCTAAGCATGGAGAAACCACCTGTGGTGCATTATGCCTACAGCTTTGAAGGATACGAGGAATTAGAGCCGCTGGTCAAGCAAACACCACAAATCATCTACGAACGTTTCGTGGACTCCAACAACGGTTTGGCCCGATGCTCCGGCATTGCGCTGTTGGAGCGTCTGGCGTTGACGAATCAACGCATCATCTATGACACGAATTTTGAACGTGAGTTTGCTTGCTTTGCCGTGGACTCGCTGTCCTCGGTACGGAAGGCAGCGCTGGAGAGTCTAGACACCATGCTGCAGTCCTATTGCAATTGCACTATACTCATTGGTCTCTATTGTCGCCTCTGGCCCTGCTTGCTTAGCGATGAGGATATGGCACTCCAAAAGCTAGCAATGCAG AGCTTCAATCGCATTGTGTTGCTGAACATCAAACCGTTGGAGTACATTAATGAGCCAAAGAATCGCTTGCCCTGGCGCATTCTAGCCACTTTGTTGGCCGTTCAGCCACGCAATTATTTGCAAGAGCGACTGACATTGCTGCTGCAGACCGAAAACTTCGTGAC TCCGCATCTGGTGAACACAATCATATCGTATCTGCCCACTTCAATGGCCACCGAGGCTTGGGCACTGCTTGTGTTTATTTCCAGTCGTATTACCAACAACTTGGATGCACTTATTACCACCTTTAATAGCTTGTCGTCGTACAACATGAAGTCGAATCAGTTGCTTGCACTCGAACTGATTATTTATTGCCTGCGTAACTTTTCCAAGTCCGCGCTCAATAGACTCTTCACACGTCTGCTGTCCGCTTTGAGGTCGGGAAGCATCTGGTTGGCTTTGGTAACGCCAGCAGTGCATGTGCTAAATCATATCGATCGCTTGTCGCACAGTCAGGCACCGCAGGACAGCAACCTGGCGGAGAATTGGCAAGTGCAGCTACTGGACGATGTCACTGAAGCCATTCGGAAATCAATGAATCATTTTCAGGAGGAGCACATAGCCATGGCATCACTGCTTGGCACTTATACAGAACTCATTTCAAAGTCAGAACAACAGCGTGTAGACAATCAAATTAGCAAGTTCgttgtcaaatatttgcagttgTGCTTAAAGCTGAAAGAGTCCAGTTTCGATACGGATAACGAACGCAATCTCAACTGGATGGTTGTCATCGCTGGTCGCCTCTCCCTGCGTGATCACAGGCTGGCGCATCGATTGTCTGCCATTTATGGACAAATATTGAGTAAAAACGATCGGCCGCAATTGATAAATAGCACATTGATTGGCATGAACGATTTGGGCAAGAAATATCCATCGATTCTGGAGAGCAACATGAAGTGCATACTCGTCAAACTCTATTCAAAGTTTGCCACAACTCGTGTGCGTACCTACAGATGTGTCAAGGATGTGATACTGGCAGGAAACATTAAGCTAAAGGGACCCATACTCATCTCACTCCTGGCCGGCCTGGTTGATGAGAGTGCTGAGGTGGCACGCGAGGCGGATGCATTTTTCATACGCTATAAGAAGCTGTATGACAAGATGTTGTTCCATCACTGCATTAAGGAGTGTCCCTTTGATTTCAATGATCAAACTTTCCTAAAAGGCTCAACACGACTCGATTCCAGCTTTCAGTCGCGTCTGAAAGGCGCTGAAAGAGCGAAAAGCAGACGACTCATTTACAATCATATCATTGGCTCACTGGATGAGAATACGTTGCTGTTGTACTTTGGACAGCTTAAGCTATTGGCTG agaaaacaaaagacgCTGAATTTATCAAATCGCCGGGTGCCTTGGATGTTGTTATCGACATGTTATTCATAATGCGCCGTATTTGTTCGTGCACCAAGGCGAAAGGACAACAACAGGGCGGCGGCCAAGCTGAAGGCGGCAGTGAGGAGGCAACTATTGAAGAGGAGCCATTACCAGCGCCTGTGGAGCAGCTGCCAACGACAAGTGCAGCGGCTACGGCGCCAGCAAAAGGTCGTGGACGCGGACGTGCTCGTGATAATGGCGAAGAACCG TTGAAGCAACTGGAGCGCTGTTTACGTTATGTGCCCGAGACGCACAATAATCTGAGCGGCGTGATGAATTCGGAGCAGcgttttcaatttgataaGTTCTGCCGGGCCATGACTATGCGTTTCTCCAACTACACGGATTTTGCCCAACCAGCAAAGTTCTGGCAGAAGTATAAACAGTCCAAGACCACTGGTAAACCGAAGGCTAAACGCCGCCGCCTTAATGATAGCCGCACCCTTGAGATggacgacgatgatgagcaGTCGGAGTCGGAGAACAGTGATGGAGATAGTGACTCTGAAATGCCGCTAGATCGTCATACATTAACAAACCCTACAGTGGGTGACGTGCAACCTGACGGTGGCTTCGATGTATTGGCAACGGAGCTTATTTTCCAACAGCATCTATGA
- the LOC117565632 gene encoding uncharacterized protein LOC117565632 — protein MKFIPLHTTNTAIVYKNSLCSLASLLVVVFIALSVMLPVLLVSLLSPYSGISESRVLYEQPNVQFKYQYVFVASLATNEASSSPGFVACSSFGNFNARTQNYSGNCEASKYWTQDLDRDTVTDRLHFRLELSELPADLTKFDLLLFFEAQLRHKCVLTPPAVLAHQLQLPQSARMQNGHILLKGELKLKQYVEFTCPFPGRNIQTHFRQVQLDSNSSHANIAQYKMESLLGQVKANPAYFQLVVQETYFKPTAPRLEPGLIIELEVDVLQVPARYHLSIWERLGQFWLYFASFFGISFYIMNKLKDFLFGRHIIRSWEIIPWKKLY, from the coding sequence atgaaatttataccGCTACATACGACAAATACAGCTATAGTGTACAAGAATTCGCTATGCTCGCTGGCATCGCTGTTGGTTGTCGTCTTCATCGCCTTGTCGGTCATGCTGCCGGTTCTATTGGTCTCCCTGCTCAGCCCCTACTCGGGCATCTCGGAGTCACGTGTGCTCTACGAACAGCCCAACGTGCAGTTTAAATATCAATACGTCTTTGTGGCCAGCCTGGCCACAAATGAGGCATCTTCCTCGCCTGGCTTTGTGGCCTGCAGCAGCTTTGGCAACTTTAATGCGCGCACACAAAACTATTCGGGCAACTGTGAGGCGAGTAAGTATTGGACACAAGATCTGGATCGTGATACGGTCACAGATCGTCTACACTTTCGCCTGGAACTGAGTGAGCTGCCCGCCGACCTGACTAAGTTTGATCTGCTGCTCTTCTTCGAGGCTCAACTGCGACACAAGTGTGTCTTAACTCCGCCAGCTGTGCTTGCCCATCAACTGCAATTGCCACAATCAGCACGGATGCAAAACGGACACATCCTGCTCAAGGGTGAGTTGAAACTGAAGCAGTACGTGGAGTTCACCTGTCCCTTTCCGGGCCGCAACATTCAGACGCACTTTCGCCAGGTGCAGCTGGACAGCAATTCAAGTCATGCGAACATTGCGCAATACAAAATGGAATCGTTGCTCGGCCAGGTCAAGGCCAATCCTGCCTACTTTCAGCTGGTGGTGCAAGAGACGTACTTTAAGCCAACGGCGCCACGTCTTGAGCCCGGTTTAATCATCGAACTGGAGGTGGATGTGCTGCAAGTGCCTGCCCGTTATCACTTGAGCATTTGGGAGCGTTTGGGACAATTCTGGTTGTATTTCGCCTCCTTTTTCGGCATCTCCTTCTACATTATGAACAAGCTGAAGGATTTTCTATTCGGTCGTCATATCATACGCTCCTGGGAGATTATACCCTGGAAGAAACTCTACTGA
- the LOC117565636 gene encoding thioredoxin domain-containing protein 17, with the protein MVVTHNVKGWDEFAKKMEELETTDGKNPVHVLFSGGKDEAGVSWCPYCVKAEPVIHDALKKAAENSHFVHVDVGERAYWKDLNCPFRKDVNTHLVFLPTLLRWKQPQRLDGERCSNKDLVEMLFEDED; encoded by the exons ATGGTAGTCACACACAATGTTAAGGGCTGGGATGAATTCGCCAAGAAAATGGAGGAATTGGAGACCACAGATGGCAAGAATCCGGTGCATGTCTTGTTCAGCGGTGGCAAGGATGAAGCTGGCGTAAGCTGGTGCCCCTACTGTGTCAAGG CTGAGCCCGTGATACACGATGCCCTGAAAAAGGCTGCGGAGAATTCTCACTTTGTGCATGTCGATGTTGGAGAGCGCGCTTA CTGGAAAGACTTGAATTGCCCATTCCGCAAGGATGTTAACACCCACTTGGTGTTCTTGCCAACGTTGCTGCGCTGGAAGCAGCCACAACGTCTCGATGGCGAACGCTGCTCCAACAAGGATCTGGTCGAAATGTTGTTCGAGGATGAGGATTAA
- the LOC117565630 gene encoding glycosyltransferase 25 family member → MRLLVLGLLATCALAAGLAEDLEYEKPTVLLTLLVRNKAHILPLFLSYVEKLDYPKKRIAIWLRCDHSSDDSSQLLQQWLRKSGDLYHSINYGFDDDDATSSYENETSIYDWPVSRFKHVIALKEQALQYARDIWADYIFFLDADVLLTSPQALTALTRLQLPIVAPMLHSEGLYSNFWCGMTEDYYYQRTDEYKEIYHSRKVGVYEVPVVHTAVLIDMNYAGARYLTFDREKLQQMQQESEQQPVYNGPVDDIIVFAISANTSGVPLRVSNEIAFGYLMQPLETTDSLEHDLQQVINLRANMVHDLGAVPPLLKYFERLVELPTKSKLNFDEIFMINLLRRPERREKMERLFDEIGLDVQHFAAVDGKELDAQRVQQMGISFLPGYEDPYHHRPMTMGEIGCFLSHYRIWQQIVQRQLKQVLILEDDIRFEPYFRSNVLRVLEQAEQTPYDLIYLGRKRLKDENEPWVEGTDNLVHVGYSYWTLAYVITLQGAEKLLAVKPLEKLIPVDEFLPIMFDRHPQKDWSAAFEPRDLIAFSAAPLLLYPTHYTGESGYISDTEDSKQVETTAADADEPQPKSDRQQIFANEPMLGESSNVNAGLPQLNAGKIHQEL, encoded by the exons ATGCGTTTACTAGTGCTTGGATTGCTGGCAACTTGCGCCTTGGCCGCCGGTTTAGCCGAGGATTTAGAGTACGAGAAGCCAACCGTGCTGTTAACGTTACTTGTGCGCAACAAGGCGCACATATTACCGCTATTCCTCAGTTATGTGGAGAAACTGGATTATCCTAAGAAACGCATAGCCATTTG GTTGCGCTGTGATCACAGCAGCGATGACAGCAGTCAATTGTTGCAGCAATGGCTTCGCAAGTCTGGCGATCTTTATCACAGCATCAACTACGGcttcgatgatgatgatgccacGTCGAGTTATGAGAATGAAACCTCCATTTATGATTGGCCGGTGTCGCGTTTCAAGCATGTGATTGCACTGAAAGAGCAAGCGTTGCAATATGCACGCGATATTTGGGCCGATTACATATTCTTTTTGGACGCCGATGTGCTTCTAACATCGCCACAGGCACTGACAGCGTTAACTCGTCTCCAGTTGCCGATTGTGGCGCCCATGTTGCACTCGGAGGGACTCTACTCGAATTTCTGGTGCGGCATGACGGAGGATTATTACTATCAACGCACCGATGAGTACAAGGAGATCTACCACAGTCGCAAAGTTGGTGTCTATGAGGTGCCAGTGGTGCACACAGCTGTGCTCATCGATATGAACTATGCTGGAGCACGTTATCTCACCTTTGATCGCGAGAAACTGCAGCAAATGCAGCAAGAGTCCGAACAGCAGCCGGTTTATAATGGACCCGTCGATGACATCATTGTGTTTGCCATCTCAGCAAATACTTCAGGCGTCCCATTGCGTGTGTCCAATGAAATCGCATTTGGCTATTTAATGCAACCACTGGAAACCACAGATTCGCTGGAACACGATCTGCAGCAGGTGATAAACTTGCGTGCCAATATGGTGCATGATTTGGGCGCTGTGCCGCCGCTACTCAAATACTTTGAACGGCTTGTGGAATTGCCAACAAAATCGAAACTCAATTTTGATGAGATTTTCATGATCAATTTGCTGCGGCGCCCGGAGCGACGTGAGAAAATGGAGCGTTTATTCGATGAAATTGGTCTGGATGTGCAGCACTTTGCTGCAGTGGATGGCAAGGAATTGGATGCACAACGTGTGCAGCAGATGGGCATTAGTTTTCTCCCCGGCTACGAGGATCCGTATCATCATCGCCCCATGACAATGGGTGAAATTGGTTGTTTTCTCAGCCATTATCGCATTTGGCAGCAGATTGTGCAGCGTCAGCTGAAGCAAGTACTCATACTCGAGGATGATATACGCTTCGAGCCGTACTTTAGATCGAATGTGCTGCGTGTACTCGAGCAGGCGGAGCAAACGCCGTACGATCTCATCTACTTGGGACGCAAGCGTTTGAAGGATGAGAATGAACCGTGGGTGGAGGGCACCGATAATCTGGTGCACGTTGGCTACTCCTATTGGACACTGGCCTATGTGATTACGCTGCAGGGCGCCGAGAAGCTGTTGGCTGTCAAGCCACTGGAGAAACTCATACCGGTCGATGAGTTCTTGCCCATCATGTTTGATCGGCATCCGCAAAAAGATTGGAGCGCAGCCTTTGAGCCGCGTGATCTAATTGCATTCAGCGCTGCTCCTTTGCTGCTTTATCCCACTCACTATACGGGTGAATCGGGCTATATTTCGGATACGGAAGATTCGAAGCAAGTGGAGACAACAGCGGCGGATGCCGATGAGCCGCAACCGAAGAGCGATCGTCAGCAAATCTTTGCCAATGAGCCAATGCTCGGCGAGAGCAGCAATGTGAATGCTGGGTTGCCTCAGTTGAACGCTGGCAAAATCCACCAGGAGCTCTAA
- the LOC117565634 gene encoding mitochondrial import inner membrane translocase subunit Tim21, protein MSQSILLRSFLLHRRTVLQPTVARLKCLAALHSSAHLTQQASSSGASGGGRALQESRGNSNVSTDVRPIGEKIKENTKTASYTAIILAGLGVTGIMFYAIFRELFSKESSCNIYATALKRVVDDPRVQDSLGAPIKGFGETSRRGRRQHVAHNSFDRNGVPHMRMQFYVQGLRNKATVQLESRRNSTGKQEFRYLFVQLDHYPRTTIVLEDNRAYDPTPEPSTASAFGNLALMSNSRDK, encoded by the exons ATGTCCCAATCAATATTACTGCGCAGTTTTCTGCTGCACAGGCGAACGGTGTTGCAGCCAACAGTGGCACGTCTGAAATGCCTGGCAGCGTTGCATTCCAGTGCCCATTTAACACAACAAGCTTCTTCCAGCG GCGCTTCGGGTGGCGGCAGAGCTCTGCAAGAGTCACGCGGTAACAGCAATGTGTCCACAGATGTGCGTCCCATTGGCGAGAAGATCAAAGAGAACACAAAGACAGCCAGTTATACGGCTATAATTTTAGCCGGTCTAGGCGTTACAGGCATTATGTTTTATGCCATTTTCCGTGAGCTCTTCTCCAAAGAAAGCTCCTGCAACATTTATGCCACTGCGCTGAAACGTGTCGTCGACGATCCGCGTGTGCAGGATTCACTGGGTGCTCCCATCAAAGGATTCGGAGAGACATCGCGCCGTGGACGTCGTCAGCATGTGGCACACAACAGCTTCGATCGTAACGGTGTACCACACATGCGCATGCAATTCTATGTCCAGGGACTACGCAATAAGGCCACCGTGCAGCTGGAGTCGCGACGG AATTCGACGGGCAAACAGGAGTTTCGCTATTTGTTTGTGCAATTGGATCATTACCCACGCACCACCATTGTGCTGGAAGATAACCGAGCCTACGATCCCACACCAGAGCCTTCAACTGCGTCAGCCTTCGGCAATTTAGCCCTCATGTCGAATAGTCGCGACAAGTAG
- the LOC117565629 gene encoding vacuolar protein sorting-associated protein 52 homolog, which produces MDALKEASLDNDEVREILKNTTDLRQYSRQIEKEFKDVENKSIEDYIAESQNIANLHNQINDCDDVLERMENMLMSFQSVLNNISTEITQLQRKSVSMSLQLTNRQSVKAQLSQFIEDMAVSEEMINIIMDTAVTEREFSTQLNVLNHKLSLVKELSFKESKSTNDVSDVLHKLRLKAMSKIRSYLLEQIYKFRKPMTNYQIPQNAMLKHKFFFEFILSNERHVAQEICSEYIDTMGKIYYSYFKSYSTRLTSLKFEESCTKDDLMGIEDNASKGLFAKTTSLKHKSTIFTIGKRGDILNQQLEAPIIVPHAQLKNRYTVEALFRSEQYALVDNACREYLFVTEFFMVRSTQAQDLFNQIMGKTLTLMIKNLETSIHDCYDTIAMFLCIHLIFRYQLMCHKRCVPALDKYWDSLQAVIWPRLEHVFRLNIQSIHDCDPTKFNKEMGPHYITRRYAEFSAAIVGISEHFPNELVSRLLLELQNEVECFILRMAAIFATRKDQLIYLINNYDLVLGVLMEHTRDNSKEAEAFREQLNARSAEYVEEILAPHFGGIIQFVKECEQYFEKDQPEELRKQERRSLGLVASFSANWKKSLEELNREVLLSFPSLLTGSQLLQLALASLVQYYHRFHKLLTPNARAQLTNIHVVMVEIKKYKSNY; this is translated from the exons ATGGACGCTCTAAAAGAAGCGTCGTTGGACAATGACGAAGTCCGTGAGATTCTGAAAAATACCACAGATCTGCGCCAATACTCGCGTCAAATCGAAAAAGAGTTCAAGGATGTGGAGAACAAGTCTATTGAAGATTACATAGCCGAGTCCCAGAACATTGCCAATCTACACAATCAGATCAATGACTGCGATGATGTCTTGGAGCGGATGGAGAACATGTTAATGAGTTTTCAGAGTGTGCTCAACAACATTAGCACTGAGATAACACAACTGCAACGCAAATCGGTGTCCATGTCATTGCAATTGACGAATCGACAGTCCGTTAAAGCACAACTCTCGCAATTCATTGAGGACATGGCTGTCTCTGAGGAGATGATCAACATCATTATGGATACAGCGGTAACAGAGCGTGAATTTAGCACTCAACTGAATGTGCTAAATCACAAGCTGTCGCTGGTAAAGGAGCTCAGCTTTAAGGAGTCCAAATCAACTAATGACGTCAGCGATGTGCTGCATAAATTGCGTTTGAAAGCCATGTCCAAGATACGCAGCTACCTCTTGGAACAGATCTACAAGTTTCGCAAGCCAATGACAAACTATCAGATACCACAGAATGCCATGTTAAAGCACAAGTTCTTTTTCGAATTCATACTGTCCAATGAGCGGCATGTTGCTCAGGAAATCTGCAGCGAATACATCGATACAATGGGCAAGATCTACTACAGTTATTTTAAG AGCTACTCAACACGCCTGACTAGTCTCAAGTTTGAAGAATCTTGCACCAAGGATGATTTGATGGGCATCGAGGACAATGCCTCGAAAGGTCTGTTTGCCAAGACGACAAGTCTCAAGCACAAGAGCACTATCTTTACCATTGGCAAACGTGGTGATATTCTCAACCAGCAGCTGGAGGCGCCCATAATAGTGCCCCATGCGCAGCTCAAGAATCGC TATACAGTTGAGGCCCTATTTCGGTCGGAGCAATATGCGCTTGTGGACAACGCTTGTCGAGAGTATCTCTTTGTCACCGAATTCTTTATGGTGCGCAGCACCCAAGCACAGGATTTGTTCAATCAAATCATGGGCAAAACATTGACTCTGATGATT AAAAATCTGGAGACTTCCATTCACGATTGTTACGATACCATAGCCATGTTTCTGTGCATCCATTTGATCTTTCGCTATCAGCTCATGTGCCACAAGCGTTGTGTGCCCGCATTGGATAA ATATTGGGACTCTTTGCAAGCGGTTATTTGGCCACGTTTGGAGCACGTCTTTCGTCTTAATATACAAAGCATACACGACTGCGATCCCACCAAGTTCAACAAGGAAATGGGTCCGCATTAT ATAACACGTCGTTATGCCGAGTTTAGCGCTGCCATTGTGGGCATCTCAGAGCACTTTCCCAACGAGCTTGTCAGCCGGCTGCTACTGGAGCTACAAAACGAAGTGGAGTGCTTTATACTGCGTATGGCAGCCATATTTGCGACACGCAAAGATCAGCTCATCTATCTCATTAATAACTATGATCTCGTGCTGGGCGTGCTCATGGAGCATACGCGTGACAACTCCAAAGAGGCCGAGGCTTTCCGTGAGCAGTTGAACGCACGCAGCGCCGAATATGTCGAGGAGATACTCGCTCCACACTTTGGTGGCATCATACAGTTTGTCAAGGAATGTGAACAGTATTTTGAGAAGGATCAACCGGAGGAGTTGCGTAAACAGGAGCGTCGCAGTCTTGGGCTGGTGGCCAGCTTCTCGGCGAATTGGAAGAAATCGTTGGAGGAGCTTAATCGTGAAGTGCTCTTATCCTTTCCATCGCTGTTGACGGGTTCGCAGCTGTTGCAATTGGCGTTGGCCAGTTTGGTGCAATATTATCATCGTTTCCACAAGTTGCTAACGCCTAATGCGCGAGCACAGTTGACGAATATCCATGTGGTTATGGTCGAAATTAAAAAGTACAAGAGTAACTATTAA
- the LOC117565633 gene encoding cytochrome c oxidase assembly protein COX11, mitochondrial: MLRTFGSLRVQCQQLLRSTKYGCPVKPQQQRLELQPCRLKATQGAGRGRGGSDAEAARKLRTKSTLYYITAGGVLIVGLSYAAVPLYSIFCQAYSYGGTTSQGHDAEKVEHMQKVTNRVLKIRFNADIGSSMRWNFKPQQYEIKVAPGETALAFYTARNPTDKPVIGISTYNVIPFEAGAYFNKIQCFCFEEQMLNPHEEVDMPVFFYIDPEITQDPALEFCDTITLSYTFFEAKEGLQLNFPSYVKPHTAKQAA; the protein is encoded by the coding sequence ATGCTGCGCACATTTGGCTCACTACGCGTGCAGTGTCAACAACTTCTGCGAAGCACGAAATATGGTTGTCCTGTcaaaccacaacagcagcgactAGAGCTGCAACCATGCCGCTTAAAAGCAACGCAAGGCGCTGGAAGAGGACGAGGAGGCAGCGATGCTGAAGCAGCACGTAAATTGCGAACAAAGTCAACGCTTTACTATATAACAGCTGGCGGAGTGCTAATTGTGGGTCTCAGCTACGCTGCGGTGCCTTTGTATAGCATCTTCTGCCAGGCTTACAGCTATGGAGGCACTACGTCGCAAGGTCACGATGCCGAGAAAGTGGAGCACATGCAAAAGGTGACGAATCGTGTGCTTAAAATACGCTTTAATGCCGACATTGGCTCTTCGATGCGTTGGAACTTTAAGCCACAACAGTATGAGATTAAAGTGGCGCCAGGCGAGACAGCTCTGGCCTTTTACACGGCCCGGAATCCAACTGATAAACCTGTCATAGGCATTAGCACATATAATGTGATACCATTTGAGGCTGGCGCGTATTTCAACAAAATCCAATGTTTCTGCTTCGAGGAGCAAATGCTGAATCCGCACGAGGAAGTTGATATGCCTGTTTTCTTCTACATTGATCCCGAAATAACGCAGGATCCGGCGCTAGAGTTTTGTGACACTATCACACTGTCCTACACGTTCTTTGAGGCCAAGGAGGGCTTGCAGCTAAATTTCCCAAGCTATGTTAAACCGCATACTGCCAAGCAAGCGGCATAA